A DNA window from Brassica napus cultivar Da-Ae chromosome C1, Da-Ae, whole genome shotgun sequence contains the following coding sequences:
- the LOC125580889 gene encoding uncharacterized protein At4g04775-like: MGQDYSYTQPSSEEFDINSLLEAEAALYGDEAQSSYIIAEADQYPPEPEADEGIPRTCYCGSEVVVETSYTRKDPGRRYFSCNNVDDGDSHIWKWWDVAIQEELRETQTQLRMVKDQFFESDQKVAKLDKIVGVLTKKTSVINYGLAKGVSVLVLVILVIVMGWKSFGGFKHQCPNSRRGWQI; encoded by the exons ATGGGACAAGACTATAGCTACACGCAGCCTTCATCAGAGGAGTTCGACATCAACTCTTTACTTGAAGCAGAAGCTGCTCTCTACGGGGATGAAGCTCAGAGTAGCTACATAATTGCAGAGGCGGATCAGTACCCACCAGAACCTGAGGCTGATGAAGGAATACCGAGGACATGCTATTGCGGTAGTGAGGTTGTTGTTGAAACCTCGTACACTCGTAAAGATCCAGGAAGGAGGTACTTCTCCTGCAACAACGTTGACGATGGAGACTCCCACATCTGGAAATGGTGGGATGTGGCGATTCAAGAAGAGCTTCGTGAAACGCAGACACAACTTAGGATGGTGAAGGATCAATTCTTTGAGAGTGACCAGAAGGTGGCTAAGCTTGACAAGATCGTGGGTGTGTTAACTAAGAAGACATCAGTGATTAACTATGGTTTGGCAAAGGGAGTTAGTGTACTGGTGTTGGTGATACTGGTCATCGTTATGGGCTG GAAGAGCTTCGGAGGTTTTAAACATCAGTGTCCGAACTCGAGAAGGGGTTGGCAG ATTTGA